The Cydia splendana chromosome 21, ilCydSple1.2, whole genome shotgun sequence genome segment ATCGGAATCGCGATAAACCCTTGCTTTCAATGTAAAACAAGTAGGCCTCACTTGTTTTAGAGTGCAAGCAAGCAGCGCAAGGAGGGTCTAAGCCCGGCGCCCACTATCGGCATGGCACGGCAAGGGTCCTTTGGCATATTACCGAGGCGTCCTCAGGTATGCCGAGGCGTTCTCAGGCATACCAAGGTGTCTTAGACATGCCAGAAATGCTAAGCATGGCATGCCTAAGGACGTCTCGGCTATATGTTGAAGGATCGCTTGCCGTGCCATGCCAATAGTAGACGCCGGGCCTTAAAGTTACGTATGTTATTCCTTAAAGATGGCACATGCAAATTATGCTAAAACTGCCGGAATATCGAAAACTCGAAAAAACAACTATATATCTACATGGTAAATATCCTACAAAGTTACGCCATGTCTTTTTTATTATTCATGCTCCAAACGACAAGAACATATTTGTGAAGAATAAAAGAGAAATCTGAAAGAAGAAAATTTCTTCAACAAAGTTTTGCTTACATCGAAACTTGAGATAAAAAAAGTTTGCAGTTTCTCTTTGGTGTTACTTAAAATTGGAAGGCTTTGCTTTTGTGTTGTGTGTCGTCGGAAAATGGCGTGTATATGAAATGTGGTATTTTCGAAGGCATTGACGtactcaggactggccttacgggcaataagaatggggcatgaatggggccagtacagcgctGCGACACCGCttcaacgcgattggttgatgagttcgcatcacgcgcgcgatcggtcgcaactagttgcgttagactgcacgattggctcgaattcgtgagggacaccgctgaactagtaccatttttagtgcccgtaaggcccgtcctgagatatacgtcaatgttcGAAGGCAATAGAGCCATTAAatcgattaaaaatatttaggtatttaaatatgtttCACCTAGACACTAGCctgatatttaataaaaataaatttaccaATTTGCTGTgccaatttttttgtttaaaggaTGTGATGTAGGTATACGATGTCAAAGAGCTTTCCTGATTGTGACTATTGTGTCCCTATTTGTAactattaataaaacaatgcaGACCCACCAAGTGAGTTTCGGGTAGGTATAGGTAAGCAATGTTTgtctaaaaaaactaaaattgataTTGAAGATTAGTAGAATGTTAGTAGTAGGTAAATctcatagtaggtacctaagaatTGAAATGGCTAAGCCTCACCTTTATTGCAATATTTCTTGATGTACCTAAGTGACATCCCTGGCTGCCtctaaccacagaataaataatagcactaggtacagaagattcactccctaacaaaacgcgtctgttacgattaggacagatatgaccgctaggcgGCGCTACTACAGCTACTTccttgttgcgacgcgacgaaatcgcggagtgagtcaCGCCTGCTCTAACGCAGTCGGGCCTCAGAACACGTCTGATGTCGGCGGTAAAAGGATATGCACTGGGAAATGAAACCATATAGTTAGTGTTGTTCGTCCGAGTCGCCTGTTGTGAGCCCCGCATTTGATACCAAAGTCATTCGCAACACCtatgtaaattaaaaaatctaCAAAAAATAGTTTTAGAGATGGGCATGGTATAAATTAGTGTTGGATGCGATTCAGTAGTGTTACTCGCGAAGAAGCATATTACAAGTCAAATTGTGCCAATGCATCACGACCACGAGGCCCACGACCACCACCACCCCACCACGAGCACGAGCACGACCACGACCACGTGACCACTAccacaccaccaccaccaccacaccACGACCACGAGGTAATAATGCTTCAAAAAGCTACGGAACAATTTTAGCCGAAGAGGAACTGTTTTTTGTCCTGGCTTTACCAtgggaaatagttatttgttttacaagggggcaaagttgttgtttaaccgctcgtgctaatattgatacccgagcaagcgaaagattccaaaattgaaccacgagcgtagcgagtggttcgaaaaatggaatcttgagcgttgcgagggtttcaaagcacgagggttaaacaaaatttgcccccaagtgaaacacaaaatttttcaccacaccaacccgaagcaaatattaaatgtaaaatatcaaagaaaatcaaatccaaatgaatgttattaaatatttatcatccaaaatcatcatttaaaagtcaattctaccagcaaacataagaaaacaactcaaaatttacatttgattactttgcctcacatgtgaataaaatgcaattttgttatcagtttttgaagtgcaaagtaagcctttccgagctggtgtggtgaaaagcaCTTTAAACTTTGACAATGGTTATCTAGGCGCCTTGGTAAGTGTTTCTAAAGTATAAAGTGCTTCCAGCGTAAGTAGTAGTTACTAGATAACGATATGCTTTGGTAATGAGCAGGGCTCGAACTTTTAGTGAGGATGACGTAAAAATGACATCGTTTTTCTGGTTGATGtggtaataaaataagttttacgAAACTTGATATAttcttgtaatatatttatacagtaggtaggtaaaaataaataatacatgcaATTGTGAAAATACAACAACTAAACAATCACTTAGTTAATCAGAATGACAATGAAAATAATTGGGGAGAGTCTACATTTACAAATGAAGAAAGTGTGAGGAGGCTTTAACCCACATTAGATtaagtttatttaaatttacctaCTCTATCTAATGTTATGTggaaataaaaaactattttatgttattatttttataatatgctgATAAGTGGCAATTATTTACTTGAAATGTGCGGTTTGACATCATCGGCACTGTGCGATGTACTCCTCAATTTAAGCTCTTGCGGTGAATAATGAAGAACTCCAGGATAGTactatcttctttaattaacttAATAGCTAGATACAGGTATAACGTTTAGGTTTTTGGAAATCTATATAAAATATGTGTAGCCGCTTCGGCTGTAAGGTGCAGTCTAATGTAGGTACGCGGAACGGGGAGCCGTGACGTATGTGTGTGACGTCATGTGTCGTCAACCGGTCTTCGTACGAGTACTTATGTTGCGCCAACATCCTCCCGCCTCTTAAAGCCTTGGCTTTAAGCCTTATCTTCGTCCAGGAAGGGGCAGATCCTGTTGATGGCTCGTCGAATCGTGCCCTTTGTTGTGAGTATATTTGCGACTCGACTTGCTCCGTCGCTTCCCGGATACACTGTCTGTATTCGTCCCAACGGCCATTTCAGTGGTGATGTCGCCTCGTCTTTAATCAGGACCATTTGACCGGGCTTGATGTCGGGGCGTCGCTGCTGCCATCGGGTACGCTGCTGCAATTCGCAGATATATTCTTGACTCCATCTCGACCAAAAGTGCTGCCTTGCCTGCTCAATCCTTGCGTATCTATGAAGCCGATTAGGATTGACATCTTGCAAATCAGGTGCCGGTAGCGATACAAGGGGTCTTCCAATGAGAAAATGCCCTGGGGTGAGAGGTGCTAAATCGGTTGGAGAGGATGACATGGGATAGAGGGGCCTGGAATTCAGGACGGCCTCAATTTGTGCGAACAGCGATGTCAATTCTTCGAAAGTTAAGTGAGTATTGCCTACCACTCTTTTTATATGAAATTTCGCAGACCGGACAGCTGCTTCGTAAAGGCCTCCAAAATTTGGAGCGTACGCAGGTGAAAAATGAAAGACTATCTTATCATCTACAAATGCATCTGACACAGAACTGGAGGCAACATTGAGAAATTCGCCTATCTCGCGACTAGCGCCTACGAAATTTCTCCCATTGTCGCAAAATATCTCTCGAGGCATTCCTCGTCGAGATATGAAGCGACGCAATGCTAAAATAAAATCTTCTGTGCTCAGAGAACTTACAAGTTCCAAATGAACTGCCTTTATCTTAAAATCTATAAAAACACATAGGTAACTCTTATGGAGTTTCGCACCACGACCTTTCCTGTCACTCACAAAAAATGGACCAGCAAAATCAGTACCTACCACCTCAAATGCATATCCAGGTGTTACTCGCTGAGCTGGCAAGTTTCCCATGATTTGCTGAGCTACTTCTCCTTTCATTCTTTTGCAACGAGTGCAACTGTTGTAAGTACGTCTAGCAAGTACTCTGCCATTTAAAGGCCAATAGTGTTCGCGAATGACTGACAGAAGAAGTTGTGGCGGTGCGTGTAACAGTTTAAAGTGGAAATATCTAAATAACAATTTAGTGAAGTGATGTTTTGCATCTAAGAGGATAGGGTGTTTTTTGTCGAAATCATAATTAGAGTTATCTAATCTCCCTCCTACTCGAATCAATCCTGAGTCATCGACAAAAGGAGTTAATTTACCTGATCCAATAATAGACTTTGGATTACTATCATAATTAGGAAAGCTTTCTTTTTGTGACAAATAAGCTAACTTGGACTCGGCTTGTTCGAGCTCGTCCACAGTTAATGAACTGTTAGCTTCACAATTTTGTTTACGCAGCAAGCTATTGATGAATCGACACATGTACGCGAATATCCTTAGAAGTTTCAGAAAACTGGAATAATTTGACATGTCGATTATCGGTACTGTCGGTTTTTCAATCCTTGCTGCATATACACGTAACTCAGGTAAGCTCTTTTCTGTCGCTTCAGTTTGCTCTGGCCACTGATCAATTGTATCCTGCAGGAATGCAGGTCCCTCCCACCACAGTGACAACGACTGGAGCTCGTCCGGAAACACGCCTCGTGAGGCAAGGTCACTCGGGTTTTGTGCGGACGGGACATACATCCATGCAGCATTCGAACACTTATCGTTTATTTCAGCGACTCGATGCGACACAAAAGTACATAACTTGTTAGTAGGAATGCGCAACCATCCCAAGACAATTTTACTGTCTGACCAAAAATATCTTTTTGCGATATTACAGCGTAAAGCTTGCACAACCTTTTCACATAGACGCGAAACTAGTAAGGATGCACAAAGCTCTAATCTTGGGATAGTCGTCGCCTTCAAAGGCGAGACTTTTGTTTTAGCGCACAAAAGTCGAACCGTACAATTGCCTAACTCATCTACTGatcttaaataaatacatcCTGCATATGCCTTTAGAGAGGCATCCGAAAATGCATGGATTTGAATTTCAATCACATTTCTACAGCTGGCGTGGCGTGGAATGCTTATTTcctttaaataattaatattgttgACAAATCTGGTCCAGATACAGTTCGGCGCCTGAGGTATCTCTTGATCCCAGTCCAATTTCTGTGACCATAATGATTGCAGAAACATTTTGCATAGAATAACGCATACACTCAACAGCCCTAAGGGATCAAATATACTTGAAGCTACAGATAGGACGGCCCTTTTAGTGTATTTTACATGGTTATCTAACAACTGCAATTTCGAACATTTTATTAATATGCTGTCTGCATTTGGGTTCCACTCCACGCCTAGCGTATTACtttgatttgatatttttaaGTTATCCTGTTGAGAACTACTTGTCTCCATTACTTCCGCAATAAACTGCTTAGAATTACTTTTTAACTTCCTCAAGTTAAAATGAGCTGAGCTCAATGTTTTGTTGACCCCTTGATATAGGCTTAATAATTGTCCTTCATCATCCGTACCGGTTATCAAATCATCTATGTAAAAATCATGGACAATCACTTCCTTTATCAAAGGATCACTGCATTCATAGCCTAGTTGGGCTAGGCATCTCGTGCTTAAGAACGGCGCACTTGACGTGCCATACGTCAAAGTATTTAGGGCTAGATACTTCATGCGCTCGCCTTCATTTTCACGCCATAATATCATTTGAAGGTGTCTCTGTGAAggttccacgattacttgacgATACATTTTTTCTATATCTCCTGTGAATATGAAAACGTGCTGACGAAATCGTATTAGAATAGAAAAGATGTCGTCTTGAACCGTGGCACCCACCATGAGAATGTCATTGAGCGAGTAGCCTGAATCCGTCCGAGCTGAACCGTCAAAAACTACGCGACACTTCGTAGATTCGCTTTGCTCTTTTAAAATTGGGTGGTGGGGCAGAAAGTGGCCCTTTTCAGGCTTCTTGCTCTCTGATAAGTGGTTCAACTGTGCATACTCATTAATAAAGtctacatattgcgattttacATCAGGCTGCCTTCTAAACCGGTGCTCCAAAGAATCAAACCGTTTCCTTGCTAGTCTATATGAGTCACCTAGGACATCTGGTTGATTTTTTAAGGGCAGCGTGACGCAATATCTGCCATCAGCTAAGCGTCGTGTGTTTTGCTTGAAATGTTCTTCGCACGCCGCCTCTTCTGGGGACAACACTGGTGCAGCTGGCACTTCCTCCAACTCCCAAAACTTACTTAGCTGATCGCTTATTTCCCTACTGAAACCACAATGCTCAGTTTTTGTTTTACTACTCTTAGTAGTTAACATTTTCTTTCCTACTACTAACCAACCAAATATTGAATTTTGCAATTTAGGCTTATTTCGACCAAGCTCAATTTGTCCATTGCGGATTAAGTCCCAAAATATCGCACCGCCTATTAATATGTCTATTTCCGCAGGCTTGTACCAGCCTGGGTCTGCTAATGTGATATTTTGAGGGATATCAATATCTGAAATATCCACTTCCTCTGACGGTAAGGGTTTCATTATCTGAGAGAGAATGTAGGCATCAACTCGCGCACAAGGTCCGTTAACACTACGATTACGAGGTTGAATAGTCACCGCGCAATGTTTTTTGACATCAAACGAAATATCTTTAATACCCGTAATGTTGACGTTTATATCCTCACCCTGCATGCCTAACTTCTCCACCAGCGCCTCAGATATAAAATTAGATTGAGAACCACAGTCGAGATAACAACGAGCCTCATGCATTGCATTTGTTTTTTCATTCTTAACTAAAATAACTGCAGTGGACATCATGACCTCATTATCGTTGCAGACTGCTAACGATATGGGCGCACACACATACTCCTTCTCACCTCCGTCCTTCTGTTTATCCGACATCATAGTTTTGTGTAGAAGAGTGTTGTGTTTACGCTTACAAATAACACATGGAGACGCCTTACATTGGTGTGCAAAATGCCCCCCACGGAAGCAGTTAATGCACACTTTTAAAGTTTTTATCAATGCATTTCGCTCATCAACTGACATCTGATTTAATTTTTCGCAGTTATAAATTAAATGATCACCATTACATACACGACATACTCGCGCATTACTTATGTTTGAGTTGCTCGATGTGTTAGAATCGCTCGCCGCGGCAACAAATGATTTTTGCACTTTATCCATTCGCTTATAATTAACTTGCTTATTCTCAGTTTTCTCACTAGTAGTTGTCGCCGAGATCATTTCCAACACATCGGCCCTCTGACGTAAAAACTCATAAAAATTATCCAGAGTAGGATTCTCCGCTAAGCTATTCCTATACTCTTCCCACTTCGTGCAAGTGGCAGTATCTAATTTACTTGcaaacataaatataataagtgTGTCCCAGTTATCTGTTTTTTCACCTAAACTATTTAAAGCCCTCAAATGTTTCGAAACATGATCAATTAGAAAACGCAAAGACTTATCAGACTCCCTTCCTAACAAAGACACATTGAAAAGTGACTTAAGGTGAGTATGAATCAGCTGGCGCTTGTTATCAAATCTATCGCAAACTAGTTTCCAAGCAGCGGTATAATTAGCCGCCGATATTTCTAATGATTGAATAACAGACGCTGCGCTTCCTAATAAGGATGcttttaaatattgaaatttacAAATATCACTGAGTTTATCATTGTTGTGAACAATTGATATGTAAACGTCGCGAAACTCTAACCATTTGTTGGTCGAACCATCAAAGCTAGGAAGACGTATGGTTGGTAGACGTACACCACCCGCGTCCGCCCCACTGTGGGACGAGCGCGCGTCGTCGTCCGGGCCACCATCCAGCGAGAAGCGAGGCTCATTAGCCGCGATCAATTCCTGCGCTTGactaattgcacaaaagaataACTTTTCTGTATTTTCCCGCTCACTAAAATCTTGCTCGCTAGCCGATAGTCCGTCCGTTTTAACCTTGGATTCACCCACTTCAATGATTGACTGGATCTTATCATATTCCTCAAACAACAAATCCACTTTTCGCaatcttaatttaatttcatttaaatttgcCTTAGATACCTGTTTTAATTTCTTAAACTCTTCTAAATAGTTCCTAAATGTAGTTAATCGACCCTTAATCGATGCTCTTTTCGCCTTCAATTCTGTGTCAGACATATTGTAAACTAATTACGAATATAGGTCAAGCGGTTAAATAAAGTGCAATAAATACCTGTTATGTACAATTGCCTTATAAGAAACAGCTGTACGTCTCACCGGCTGATAACCAGAACAATAGAACTCGGCGCAGGCGACTGATGGGC includes the following:
- the LOC134801361 gene encoding uncharacterized protein LOC134801361 produces the protein MSDKQKDGGEKEYVCAPISLAVCNDNEVMMSTAVILVKNEKTNAMHEARCYLDCGSQSNFISEALVEKLGMQGEDINVNITGIKDISFDVKKHCAVTIQPRNRSVNGPCARVDAYILSQIMKPLPSEEVDISDIDIPQNITLADPGWYKPAEIDILIGGAIFWDLIRNGQIELGRNKPKLQNSIFGWLVVGKKMLTTKSSKTKTEHCGFSREISDQLSKFWELEEVPAAPVLSPEEAACEEHFKQNTRRLADGRYCVTLPLKNQPDVLGDSYRLARKRFDSLEHRFRRQPDVKSQYVDFINEYAQLNHLSESKKPEKGHFLPHHPILKEQSESTKCRVVFDGSARTDSGYSLNDILMQRTRWQQRRPDIKPGQMVLIKDEATSPLKWPLGRIQTVYPGSDGASRVANILTTKGTIRRAINRICPFLDEDKA